CCCATGCGGTCACCGGCTTGTCGGTAAATTCGTACGGCAATTCGGTGATAGCTTGCACAGTTTTATCCTCGACCCGGCCGTCTCCCTCGACGGGATTTCAGCAGATTAAGCGGTGTCGCGCAAAATCAGGATTGAGGATAGTTTAAATCGAGATCGGCTGCTCGAGCCCCCCGTCGCTGGCGACGAAAGCCGATCAATAACCCGCCGACGGACGCCGTCGCCGCGATCAGCATCGCCGCGGCGCAGAGTGGGCACATGTTCGCTCCTCCCGCGCCTCAGCGCTTGCCGTACTCGTCGTGACGGCGCCACCAGGGGCCGGCCTCGTTGCGGCCTTTGGGAGCGCGGTCGAGCCATTGATACATCCCCCACAGGCCGTCGAGCCCGCGCGCGTAGGTCGAGTAGGCGTGGTAGACGGCGCCGCCCTTCCTCACGAACGAGCTCATGCCCGGCAGTTCGCGCAAGTAGGTGGCCGCGTCGGTCCCGCACGAGGCCGCGAACTGCTTAGGCGCGTCGGGCATCGCGCGCGACACGTCCGTGGACATGGGGGGCTGGCGCCGGTAGTTGTATTCGACGCCCTTCTCGAACTGCTGCTCCACGGTGAACCCGACGCCGTAGTCGAAGTTGAAGTCGCCGCCGTGGGAGGACGCCCACGGGAACGTCCACCCCATCCGCTTCTTGTACGCCTTCAGCTTGGCCAGCGGTGCCCGCGAGACCGCCCACAGCATCACGTCGTGGTCGGCCAAGTGGACGGCGAAGCCGTTGAAGCCGTCGGCGATCGCAGAGCAGGACGGACAGCCGGCGGCGTAGTCAGGCCCGAACATGAAGTGATAAACCAGCAGTTGGGAGCGCCCCTGGAACAGGTCCGCCAGCGAGGCTGCCCCCTCCTCGGTCGCGAACGCGTATTTCTTCTCGACGCGGACCCACGGCAGCTCCTGCCGCTTCAACGCCAGCTCGTCGCCGCGCCGCGTGTGCTCCTTCTCCTCTTTAAGCAGCTTGAGCCGCGCCTTCAGCCACTCCTCGCGCGTTCCGACCGCGTGCATCGTCGCCGTTTTCGTTTTCATGATCGCCTCCGCTCAGCAGCCCTTCGCGTCTTTCGGCAGGACGAACGCGATCGCCTCGCCCGTCTCCAGCAGGCTCTTCAGGCTGCTGATCACCGCCGGCCAGCCGTTGTTGATGCCCTGGAACGAGTTCGGGTCCGTCACGATGTCCTCGGGGAGGAGGTTCTCGTGGATGAGGCGCAGCTTCACCTGGTCGCCCATGGGCGTGAGCTCATAGGTCACGCGCGAGAGGCCGTCGCGCTTGGCGGCCTTCTCCGGCGTGTCGATCACCTTCCAGGTGTACGTGAGCCTCTTGTACTTCTCGCAGGCCAGGACCTCGCCGGCGTGGTCGCCTTTCTGCTCCATGCCCTTGGGCGGAACGATGCGGATGCGGCCGCCCACCCGCTGCTCCACCTCGACGCGGAAGCCGAACCAGTACTTCTCGCTGAAGTCGCCGCTGGTCAGCGCCTCCCACAGCTTCTCCGGCGTGGTGCGGATGAAGGTCGCATAGACAAAAGTCTCCGTCTTCGTTCTCGTGGTCATGTCATCTCTCCAATTGAGACTTCAGATTCCGCAGGGCGTCCAGGCGGCCCTCCTCGAAGGGCCGGATCCAGCGCCGCGCGATGTCGTGGATCGGCACGGCATTGAGGTAGTGCAGTCGCTCGCGGCCGACACGCCGCGTCTCCACCAGCCCCGCCTCCTCCAGCTGGTCGAGGTGCTTGGTCACCGCCTGCCGGCTCATGTCCATGCCCTCGCACAGCTCGTTGAGGGTGCGCCCGCTCTTGACGCGCAGGCGGTCCAGCAGGCGGCGACGGCCCGCGTCGGCCAGGGCCTTGAAGACCAGATCGGCGGCGCTCACGGCGGCGTGTTTTTCCACACCCCATTATATGCAACTAATTAGTTGCCTGTCAAGGCCCAAATAAAAATTCGGCGCCCGGCGCCGCCCATTTGATATGATGACGCCGCAGGGGAGCTCGATACATCGGGCTGAGAGGGCCTTAAGAGGCCGACCCTAACAACCTGATCTGGGTAATTCCAGCGGAGGGACGATGAAAGAGATATTCATGCCGTTCGCGTCCTGCGGGCGGCTTTTTTTATTCCTACTGCTCCTCGCCGGACGGCTGCAGGCCGCCCCGGCGGGTCTCGGCAGGATGCCGTCGGCCGTCGCGTTCCGGGCGAGCCTCGAGCAGGCCCGCCTGCTGCCGCTCCAAGCCGTCGTGCTGGACATGGACGGCGTGGTCGCGCTCAACAGCGGGGCGCTCTGGACCCAGCACGGGCAAGCGTTCCTGCGAACGGTCGCCCCTGCCTGGGCCGAGGGCGACCTCAAGCACATCAAGTGGAAGAGCCTGCCTGAGGTTCACCGCTGGATCACGCAGAACCGCGGGGCGACGCTCGGATACGAGGAATACACGCGGCGGCGCGAAGCCGTGGCTTCCACGATCTACGGCACGCTCGCGGCGCTCGAGCCGACCCTTCTCGAGACGACCGACGCCCTGAAAGCAGCCGGCGTACCCGTGGCCCTCGCCTCGGCGAACACACGATTCTCCGTGGGAAGAATGATCGACCGGTTCCAGCTGGAAAGCGCCTTCGGCGCCGTGGTCAGCTCCGACGATCTGCCGCCCGATCAAAGAGCGCTCGGCAAGTCGCAGACGCACTTATTGGCCCTCCGACGGCTGGGCGCCTCTCCGCGCCATACTCTGGCCGTCGAAGACACAGCCGCCGGCATCGAAGCGGCGCGCAAGGCCGGGCTGTTGGTCGCAGGTCTGCGAAACGGATACAACGACGACGAGGACTTCTCCGCCGCCCACTTCGTCATCCGTGAGATTCGCGAGATCATCGCCCTGTTCCGACGATGAGGCTCCTTATACTTCTCGCCGGGCTGGCATGGTCCGCCGACGCGACCGTTCCCGGCCGCCATCACGAGCGCCTCGCCGACTTCGCCGGCACATGGGATATCCATGCGCGCTTCTGGCGGCAGCCCGAGACGGCGCCGCATGAGAGCGCCGGCACAGCCGAGCTCCGTCTTATCCTCGGCGGCCGCTTCCTCGAACAACGCCAAGAAGGCCGCCATCTCGGCAAGCCCACCTCCGGCGTAGGCTATGTCGGCTTCGACAACACGAAGGGCCGGTATGTCTCACTCTGGCTCGACGACCTCAGCACGGCCATCATGCGAACGGAGGGCCCGCCCGACCCCTCGGGTAAGGCGATCCGCACCCGCGGAACGATCGATGACGCCGCCTCGGGCAAGCCGCTGCGCATCGAGGAAGTGATGACGCTCGTCGGGCCCGACCGGTTCACCTACGAGGCCTGGATCGGCCCGCCCGAGGGCAAGCTTGTGCGCGTCATGGAGATCGTCTACTCGCGCCGCCGGCTTTGAGCGCTAGCCGCGCTTGACGCGGCGGCGGCTTTGGCCTATCCTGAGCGTGATGCCGGCAAAAACCAGCAAGCGGGAGTTTGGCTCATGGTCCGCTTAGACCAGCCCATAACCCGACAAAAGAAAAGCCCTCCATTGCCGGAGGGCTTTCGACTATCCTTGAGGATAGTTGCGTCAAAATTGGCTGCGGGAAACAGACGATATCAGAACCTGGCTTTTTGAAAATGAGGCGAATAATTCAGCATTGCGTCTGACTTGAATACGCGAGCAGTGAATGGGAACAGGACGATTCTAGAACGGCTACCGCCGCCATCGGCACCTACTCACCGCGGTGATGCACCTCAGCTCAGCGCGCGACCTCAAGACCCGCTTCCCCGA
This window of the Elusimicrobiota bacterium genome carries:
- a CDS encoding DUF899 domain-containing protein; the encoded protein is MKTKTATMHAVGTREEWLKARLKLLKEEKEHTRRGDELALKRQELPWVRVEKKYAFATEEGAASLADLFQGRSQLLVYHFMFGPDYAAGCPSCSAIADGFNGFAVHLADHDVMLWAVSRAPLAKLKAYKKRMGWTFPWASSHGGDFNFDYGVGFTVEQQFEKGVEYNYRRQPPMSTDVSRAMPDAPKQFAASCGTDAATYLRELPGMSSFVRKGGAVYHAYSTYARGLDGLWGMYQWLDRAPKGRNEAGPWWRRHDEYGKR
- a CDS encoding SRPBCC family protein — protein: MTTRTKTETFVYATFIRTTPEKLWEALTSGDFSEKYWFGFRVEVEQRVGGRIRIVPPKGMEQKGDHAGEVLACEKYKRLTYTWKVIDTPEKAAKRDGLSRVTYELTPMGDQVKLRLIHENLLPEDIVTDPNSFQGINNGWPAVISSLKSLLETGEAIAFVLPKDAKGC
- a CDS encoding helix-turn-helix transcriptional regulator; the protein is MSAADLVFKALADAGRRRLLDRLRVKSGRTLNELCEGMDMSRQAVTKHLDQLEEAGLVETRRVGRERLHYLNAVPIHDIARRWIRPFEEGRLDALRNLKSQLER
- a CDS encoding HAD family phosphatase; amino-acid sequence: MKEIFMPFASCGRLFLFLLLLAGRLQAAPAGLGRMPSAVAFRASLEQARLLPLQAVVLDMDGVVALNSGALWTQHGQAFLRTVAPAWAEGDLKHIKWKSLPEVHRWITQNRGATLGYEEYTRRREAVASTIYGTLAALEPTLLETTDALKAAGVPVALASANTRFSVGRMIDRFQLESAFGAVVSSDDLPPDQRALGKSQTHLLALRRLGASPRHTLAVEDTAAGIEAARKAGLLVAGLRNGYNDDEDFSAAHFVIREIREIIALFRR
- a CDS encoding DUF1579 domain-containing protein; amino-acid sequence: MRLLILLAGLAWSADATVPGRHHERLADFAGTWDIHARFWRQPETAPHESAGTAELRLILGGRFLEQRQEGRHLGKPTSGVGYVGFDNTKGRYVSLWLDDLSTAIMRTEGPPDPSGKAIRTRGTIDDAASGKPLRIEEVMTLVGPDRFTYEAWIGPPEGKLVRVMEIVYSRRRL